From a region of the Babylonia areolata isolate BAREFJ2019XMU chromosome 21, ASM4173473v1, whole genome shotgun sequence genome:
- the LOC143296690 gene encoding 2-Hydroxyacid oxidase 1-like, whose protein sequence is MSRLVCVADYEEFAEKSLPKSVLGYFNSGAFYEQTYADNVAAFRRYKFRPKYMVDVSERQTSTTVLGQKVDSPIGVCPMGMCRLAHPDGEIGLAKACEAEGLCFTLSMSASASVEEVGQAAPDSTRWFQVHMLRDRQMMQRMITRAERAGFTALALTVDCPVHAVRYREEWNQFSTPSHLIPSMFEDELKRMRSVSSTGKSSKDWCGFVNAAFSPAHTWQDIQWLKSISPLPVVAKGVMTGTDAVTALNHGADAIWVSNHGGRELDCLPATMDALGEVCEAVKGQAEVYLDGGVRSGLDVLKALARGARAVFCGRPTLWGLAHNGQQGAQHLLKILKEELDVGMALAGVTDIQRVPRDLVVHQSFYSKY, encoded by the exons ATGTCGCGTTTGGTATGCGTTGCAGACTATGAAGAGTTTGCCGAGAAGAGTTTGCCCAAATCGGTACTCGGTTATTTTAACAGTGGAGCGTTCTATGAACAGACGTATGCTGACAACGTGGCAGCATTTCGCAG ATACAAGTTCAGGCCGAAGTATATGGTTGACGTTTCGGAGCGTCAGACGTCTACGACAGTCCTGGGTCAAAAAGTCGACAGTCCCATTGGCGTCTGTCCCATGGGAATGTGCCGACTGGCCCATCCCGATGGAGAGATAGGCTTGGCCAAAG CCTGTGAGGCCGAGGGGCTGTGCTTCACGCTGTCCATGTCCGCCTCCGCCAGTGTTGAGGAAGTGGGTCAAGCTGCCCCAGATAGCACGCGCTGGTTCCAGGTGCACATGCTGCGCGACCGCCAGATGATGCAGCGCATGATCACGCGCGCTGAACGTGCCGGCTTCACCGCCTTGGCGCTGACAGTTGACTGCCCTGTCCATGCTGTTCGGTACAGGGAGGAGTGGAACCAGTTCTCCACGCCCTCGCATCTCAT ACCGTCCATGTTTGAGGATGAGCTGAAGCGCATGCGCAGTGTCAGCAGCACAGGGAAATCCTCAAAGGACTGGTGTGGGTTCGTCAATGCGGCTTTCAGCCCCGCCCACACGTGGCAGGATATCCAATGGCTGAAGTCCATTTCTCCACTGCCGGTAGTCGCAAAAGGAGTGATGACAG GCACTGACGCAGTGACGGCACTGAATCACGGAGCGGATGCTATCTGGGTGTCCAACCACGGCGGTCGGGAACTGGACTGTCTGCCTGCCACG ATGGACGCCCTGGGCGAGGTGTGTGAGGCAGTGAAGGGTCAGGCAGAAGTGTACCTGGACGGGGGAGTGCGCAGCGGTCTGGACGTCCTCAAAGCCTTGGCACGTGGTGCACGTGCTGTCTTCTGTGGTCGTCCCACCCTTTGGGGACTGGCACACAAT gggcaACAAGGAGCACAACACCTCCTGAAAATTTTAAAGGAAGAGCTGGACGTTGGGATGGCTTTAGCAG GGGTGACAGATATTCAGCGAGTTCCCAGAGATCTTGTGGTCCACCAGAGTTTCTACTCCAAGTACTGA
- the LOC143296691 gene encoding protein FAM177A1-like, whose amino-acid sequence MATTESEGTQANQPPAEPTTHGGMTSQGAPFTSVSLGDGDAPSEKKKKVPRRILHFSDGILEEYSTDEEEEDVPDQPLVDPKTLKWMPWFWYYVSTAAYRTWSVADFCGEKLAWWFGITSPKYQSAIDEYYRRKEEEEKEKAEEERRLSRATLTTELSASSIDMQVVQEENVMVGNTLEKY is encoded by the exons ATGGCGACAACAGAGAGCGAAGGAACACAAGCAAATCAG CCGCCAGCAGAACCTACCACTCATGGAGGCATGACTTCTCAGGGTGCACCCTTCACCTCTGTCAGTCTGGGTGATGGAGACGCACCatcggagaaaaagaagaaagtcccACGCCGCATCTTGCATTTCAGTGATGGCATCCTGGAAGAATATTCCactgacgaggaggaagaggatgtgccTGATCAGCCTCTTGTTGATCCT AAAACCTTGAAGTGGATGCCTTGGTTTTGGTATTATGTTTCAACAGCTGCATACAGAACATGGTCAG TTGCCGACTTTTGTGGTGAAAAACTAGCCTGGTGGTTTGGAATCACGTCTCCCAAATATCAGAGTGCCATTGATGAATATtacagaagaaaggaagag gaagaaaaagagaaggccGAGGAAGAACGACGACTGTCCAGGGCAACGCTGACAACGGAGCTGAGCGCATCCTCCATCGACATGCAGGTGGTGCAAGAGGAGAACGTGATGGTGGGCAACACGCTGGAGAAATACTGA